The following proteins come from a genomic window of Gallalistipes aquisgranensis:
- the dtd gene encoding D-aminoacyl-tRNA deacylase has translation MRLLIQRVTRASVTIGGDLRSSIGRGLLILAGIEEADTQEDIDYLAGKAARLRIFDDEAGVMNLDLKQAGGEVLAVSQFTLHASTRKGNRPSYIRAAGETVARPLYEAFLAALERETGRRPAAGVFGADMQVELVNDGPVTIWMDSKNREY, from the coding sequence ATGAGGTTATTGATACAACGGGTCACGCGGGCATCGGTGACGATCGGAGGCGACCTCCGCTCCTCGATCGGCCGGGGGCTGCTCATCCTGGCGGGCATCGAAGAGGCCGACACGCAGGAGGACATCGACTACCTGGCAGGCAAGGCGGCCCGGCTGCGCATCTTCGACGACGAGGCGGGCGTGATGAACCTCGACCTGAAACAAGCCGGAGGCGAAGTGCTGGCCGTGAGCCAGTTCACCCTGCACGCCTCCACGCGCAAGGGGAACCGCCCCTCCTACATCCGTGCGGCCGGGGAGACCGTGGCCCGTCCGCTTTACGAGGCGTTCCTCGCGGCTCTAGAGCGGGAAACAGGCCGACGGCCGGCGGCGGGCGTATTCGGCGCGGACATGCAGGTGGAGCTGGTGAACGACGGGCCGGTGACGATCTGGATGGATTCGAAAAACAGGGAATATTAA
- a CDS encoding phosphoglycerate kinase, producing the protein MQAIDSYDFKGKRAIIRVDFNVPLNEKFEVTDDTRIRAAIPTIKKVLEKGGSVILMSHLGRPKKNNDDKFSLSHIVTAVEKRLGVKVMFAGDCMGEKAAEMAKNLKPGEVMLLENLRFYAEEEGKPRGLADDATDEEKAAAKKEVKASQKEFVKKLASYADVYINDAFGTAHRAHASTALIADYFPNDKMFGYVMNGELKAIDQVMESPARPFVAIIGGSKVSSKITIIEKLMEKVDSLIIGGGMTYTFMAAQGGKIGGSICEPDQFPVALSILAKAKEKGIKIVMAEDALCADAFSEDANTQVCPSNDIPDGWEGLDIGPKAKESFREHILGCKTILWNGPVGVFEMDKFAEGSKAVAVAIADATAKGAYSLIGGGDSVACINKFGLADKVSYVSTGGGALLEYMEGKELPGVAAIRK; encoded by the coding sequence ATGCAAGCAATTGACAGTTATGATTTCAAGGGCAAACGCGCCATTATCCGCGTGGATTTCAACGTACCCCTGAACGAAAAATTCGAAGTGACGGACGACACCCGCATCCGGGCCGCCATCCCCACCATCAAGAAAGTGCTCGAAAAGGGCGGATCGGTGATTCTCATGTCGCACCTGGGCCGTCCCAAGAAGAACAACGACGACAAGTTCTCCCTGTCGCACATCGTGACGGCCGTGGAGAAACGGCTGGGCGTGAAGGTGATGTTCGCCGGCGACTGCATGGGTGAGAAGGCCGCCGAAATGGCCAAGAACCTGAAACCCGGCGAGGTGATGCTGCTCGAAAACCTCCGTTTCTACGCCGAGGAGGAGGGCAAGCCCCGGGGACTGGCCGACGACGCCACCGACGAGGAGAAGGCCGCCGCCAAGAAAGAGGTGAAAGCCAGCCAGAAGGAGTTCGTGAAGAAGCTGGCCTCCTACGCAGACGTCTATATCAACGACGCCTTCGGAACGGCCCACCGCGCCCACGCCTCGACGGCCCTGATCGCCGACTACTTCCCCAACGACAAGATGTTCGGCTACGTGATGAACGGCGAGCTGAAGGCCATCGACCAGGTGATGGAGTCGCCCGCCCGGCCGTTCGTGGCCATCATCGGCGGATCGAAAGTGTCGTCGAAGATCACGATCATCGAAAAACTGATGGAGAAGGTCGACAGCCTCATCATCGGCGGCGGCATGACCTACACCTTCATGGCCGCCCAGGGCGGCAAGATCGGCGGTTCGATCTGCGAGCCCGACCAGTTCCCCGTGGCCCTTTCGATCCTGGCCAAGGCCAAAGAGAAGGGAATCAAGATCGTAATGGCCGAAGACGCACTCTGCGCCGACGCTTTCAGCGAAGACGCCAACACGCAGGTATGCCCCTCGAACGACATTCCCGACGGATGGGAGGGTCTGGACATCGGCCCCAAGGCGAAGGAGAGCTTCCGAGAACACATTCTGGGCTGCAAGACGATCCTGTGGAACGGTCCGGTGGGCGTATTCGAGATGGACAAGTTCGCCGAAGGCTCGAAGGCCGTGGCCGTAGCCATCGCCGACGCGACCGCCAAAGGCGCCTACTCCCTGATCGGAGGCGGCGACTCGGTGGCCTGCATCAACAAGTTCGGACTGGCCGACAAGGTCAGCTACGTATCGACCGGCGGCGGCGCCCTGCTCGAATACATGGAAGGCAAGGAGCTGCCCGGCGTGGCGGCCATCCGCAAATAG
- a CDS encoding MazG nucleotide pyrophosphohydrolase domain-containing protein: MTIKEAQELVEAWVGKHPSRYRSELTNMAALTEEVGELARVIALRHGDPSQNQEALRADMAGELGDVLWVLLHLAAQSGIDLTEALIDNLDKKNALDLAARREAEHPGRKPKK, translated from the coding sequence ATGACGATCAAAGAGGCGCAGGAGTTGGTGGAAGCGTGGGTGGGCAAACATCCCTCGCGTTACCGGAGCGAGCTGACCAATATGGCGGCCCTGACGGAAGAGGTGGGCGAACTGGCCCGCGTGATCGCCCTGCGGCACGGCGATCCGTCGCAGAACCAGGAGGCACTGCGGGCGGACATGGCGGGCGAACTGGGCGACGTGCTGTGGGTGCTTCTGCATCTGGCCGCACAGTCGGGCATCGACCTGACCGAAGCGCTGATCGACAATCTCGACAAGAAAAACGCGCTCGACCTGGCCGCCCGGCGTGAAGCGGAACACCCCGGAAGAAAGCCCAAAAAGTAG
- a CDS encoding magnesium transporter CorA family protein, protein MITIYLKQYNKIVRNADIKLFDDLGYDDILWIDMLSPTIKEQKAVENFMEINLQTRQQVEEIESTSKYSETENAIISNSNFFLPTGESFVIEPVSFIISEGVLISVRNSEFRTFSEAAKRLQMNYRSYPTGYHLLISILEVRIDFDADLVESLARQIALLSKDISMNESVDKEVIKRINHLQENTMLIRENIFDRQRVLSGILRSERFPNDIYPKLSLMIKDVNSLINHADFSSDRLDYMQDTALGLINIEQSNVTKIFTVAALFFMPPTMIASLYGMNFKHMPETEWEYGYVFALGLMVLVSCLTYVYFKWKKWL, encoded by the coding sequence ATGATTACCATCTACCTGAAACAATACAACAAGATCGTCCGCAACGCCGACATCAAGCTGTTCGACGATCTGGGTTACGACGACATTCTCTGGATCGACATGCTTTCGCCCACGATCAAGGAACAGAAGGCCGTGGAGAACTTCATGGAGATCAACCTCCAGACCCGCCAGCAGGTCGAGGAGATCGAGAGCACGTCGAAATATTCCGAGACGGAAAACGCCATCATCTCCAACTCCAACTTCTTTCTGCCCACGGGCGAGAGCTTCGTGATCGAACCCGTTTCGTTCATCATCTCCGAGGGGGTGCTCATCTCGGTGCGCAATTCCGAATTCCGCACTTTCAGCGAGGCGGCCAAACGGTTGCAGATGAACTACCGCAGCTATCCCACGGGATACCATCTGCTGATCTCGATCCTCGAAGTGCGGATCGACTTCGACGCCGACCTCGTGGAGTCGCTGGCCCGCCAGATCGCCCTGCTCAGCAAGGACATCAGCATGAACGAAAGCGTGGACAAGGAGGTCATCAAGCGGATCAACCACCTGCAGGAGAACACGATGCTGATCCGGGAGAACATCTTCGACCGCCAGCGGGTGCTCTCGGGCATCCTGCGCAGCGAACGCTTCCCGAACGACATCTACCCCAAACTGTCGCTGATGATCAAGGACGTCAACTCGCTCATCAACCATGCCGATTTCAGTTCCGACCGTCTGGACTACATGCAGGACACGGCGCTGGGTCTGATCAACATCGAACAGAGCAACGTGACCAAAATCTTCACCGTGGCCGCCCTGTTCTTCATGCCCCCGACCATGATCGCCAGCCTCTACGGCATGAACTTCAAACACATGCCCGAAACGGAGTGGGAATACGGCTATGTCTTCGCACTGGGGCTGATGGTGCTCGTATCGTGCCTCACCTACGTCTATTTCAAATGGAAGAAGTGGCTGTAA
- the kbl gene encoding glycine C-acetyltransferase yields the protein MYGEIKTFLEQELASIREAGLYKEERIIESPQRAEIEVGGKKVLNFCANNYLGLSDHPRLAEAAKRMMDRRGYGMSSVRFICGTQDIHKQLEKAIADYFGTEDTILYAACFDANGGVFEPLLGENDAIISDSLNHASIIDGVRLCKAVRYRYANADMEELENCLKLAQAQRFRIIVTDGVFSMDGNVAPMDRICELAEKYDALVMVDECHSAGVVGATGRGVTEQFDVRGRVDIITGTLGKAFGGAIGGFTTGRREIIAMLRQRSRPYLFSNSLPPAVVGAGLEVFRMLAESDELHDRLVANVEHFRTGMLAAGFDIKPTQSAICAVMLYDAPLSQRMAAKLLEEGIYVTGFYYPVVPKGQARIRVQVSAGHTTEQLDRCIAAFTKVGRELGVLK from the coding sequence ATGTACGGCGAAATCAAAACATTTTTGGAGCAGGAGCTCGCTTCGATCCGCGAGGCGGGACTGTATAAGGAGGAACGGATCATCGAATCGCCCCAGCGGGCCGAGATCGAAGTGGGCGGAAAGAAGGTGCTCAATTTCTGCGCCAACAATTACCTGGGCCTGTCGGACCATCCGCGGCTCGCGGAGGCGGCCAAACGGATGATGGACCGCCGCGGGTACGGTATGTCCTCGGTGCGCTTCATCTGCGGTACGCAGGATATTCATAAGCAGCTCGAAAAGGCGATCGCCGACTATTTCGGCACCGAAGACACGATTCTCTACGCCGCCTGCTTCGACGCCAACGGGGGCGTGTTCGAACCCCTGCTGGGCGAGAACGACGCCATCATCTCCGATTCGCTCAACCACGCTTCGATCATCGACGGCGTGCGGCTGTGCAAGGCCGTGCGTTACCGTTACGCCAATGCCGACATGGAGGAGCTGGAGAACTGTCTGAAGCTGGCGCAGGCCCAGCGTTTCCGGATCATCGTCACGGACGGCGTCTTCTCGATGGACGGCAACGTGGCCCCGATGGACAGGATATGCGAACTGGCCGAGAAATACGATGCGCTGGTCATGGTGGACGAATGCCATTCGGCCGGCGTGGTGGGTGCCACGGGACGGGGCGTGACCGAACAGTTCGACGTCCGCGGCCGGGTGGACATCATCACCGGGACGCTCGGCAAGGCTTTCGGCGGTGCGATCGGCGGTTTCACCACGGGCCGCAGGGAGATCATCGCCATGCTGCGGCAGCGGTCGCGGCCCTACCTCTTCTCCAATTCGCTGCCGCCCGCCGTGGTGGGTGCCGGGCTGGAGGTCTTCAGGATGCTGGCCGAAAGCGATGAACTGCACGACCGTCTGGTGGCCAACGTGGAGCATTTCCGCACGGGCATGCTCGCCGCCGGATTCGACATCAAGCCTACCCAGTCAGCCATCTGCGCCGTGATGCTCTACGACGCCCCGCTGTCGCAGAGGATGGCCGCGAAGCTGCTGGAGGAGGGTATCTACGTCACCGGTTTCTACTATCCCGTCGTGCCGAAGGGCCAGGCCCGTATCCGGGTGCAGGTTTCGGCCGGCCACACCACCGAACAGCTCGACCGCTGCATCGCCGCCTTCACCAAGGTGGGACGCGAACTGGGCGTGCTGAAATAG
- a CDS encoding 6-pyruvoyl trahydropterin synthase family protein, translating to MSVIRLTKEFSFEMAHALEGYDGACSQIHGHSYKLFVTVAGEPLADPSHPKYGIVMDFGVLKELVNRLIVSRYDHALVIRDTEGNRPLVETLRSRFDRIEAVDYQPTCENMVARFAAAIAAELPEGVSLRAVRMHETATSYAEWLSCDNG from the coding sequence ATGAGCGTGATCCGTCTGACCAAGGAGTTTTCGTTCGAGATGGCCCATGCGCTGGAGGGGTACGACGGCGCGTGCAGCCAGATACACGGCCATTCCTACAAACTGTTCGTTACCGTGGCGGGGGAGCCCCTCGCCGATCCGTCCCATCCGAAATACGGCATAGTGATGGATTTCGGTGTGCTCAAGGAGCTGGTGAACCGGCTGATCGTCTCTCGTTACGACCATGCGCTGGTGATCCGCGACACGGAGGGGAACCGTCCTCTCGTGGAGACGCTCCGCTCGCGGTTCGACCGCATCGAGGCGGTGGACTATCAGCCCACGTGCGAGAATATGGTGGCCCGTTTCGCGGCGGCGATCGCCGCTGAACTGCCCGAGGGAGTCTCCCTGCGTGCCGTGCGGATGCACGAAACGGCCACCTCCTACGCCGAGTGGCTGAGCTGCGACAACGGGTGA
- the deoC gene encoding deoxyribose-phosphate aldolase yields the protein MEYGNQLNQYDLTATPEAVEKVLVRARELAPRNETADVYKLCYGCIDLTSLGCTDSDARIGAWVRKAMEFGRHFSGIPNVASICVYPNFVEVVGLAVGDGNMAITSVSGGFPSSQTFLEVKMLETAMAVENGADEIDIVISVGEFLSGEYDRMANEIEMLKNEVGPDTVLKVILETGELKSPELIRKASLLAMIAGADFIKTSTGKVAVSATPEAAVVMCEAIRDYHAKTGRKVGFKAAGGVRTASEAVLYYTIVETVLGKEWLTPFLFRIGASSLANDLLGAIEGHPVKYF from the coding sequence ATGGAATATGGCAATCAACTCAACCAGTACGATCTGACCGCCACGCCCGAGGCGGTGGAGAAGGTGCTCGTGCGGGCCCGGGAGCTGGCTCCCCGCAACGAGACGGCGGATGTCTATAAATTGTGTTACGGTTGCATCGACCTCACTTCGCTCGGCTGTACCGATTCCGATGCCCGCATCGGTGCATGGGTGCGCAAGGCGATGGAATTCGGGCGGCATTTCAGCGGGATTCCCAACGTGGCTTCGATCTGCGTTTATCCCAATTTCGTGGAGGTGGTCGGGTTGGCCGTCGGCGACGGCAATATGGCCATTACCAGCGTGTCGGGCGGTTTCCCTTCGTCCCAGACCTTCCTGGAGGTGAAGATGCTCGAGACGGCGATGGCCGTCGAGAACGGGGCCGACGAGATCGACATCGTCATCAGTGTCGGCGAGTTCCTCAGCGGCGAGTACGATCGTATGGCCAACGAGATCGAGATGCTCAAGAACGAAGTGGGTCCGGATACGGTGCTGAAAGTGATTCTGGAGACCGGCGAGCTGAAGAGTCCCGAACTGATCCGCAAGGCGTCGTTGCTGGCGATGATCGCCGGGGCGGACTTCATCAAGACTTCGACCGGGAAGGTAGCCGTATCGGCCACTCCCGAGGCTGCTGTGGTCATGTGCGAGGCGATCCGGGACTACCATGCGAAGACGGGCCGCAAGGTGGGTTTCAAGGCGGCCGGAGGGGTGCGGACGGCATCCGAGGCCGTGCTTTATTACACGATCGTCGAGACGGTTCTCGGAAAGGAGTGGCTCACGCCCTTCCTGTTCCGCATCGGAGCCAGTTCGCTGGCCAACGACCTGCTGGGTGCGATCGAGGGACACCCCGTGAAATATTTTTAG
- a CDS encoding Lrp/AsnC family transcriptional regulator — MPKVNIDAIDRKILQYLIKNARMPFLEIARECGISGAAIHQRVKKLDDQGVILGSRLEVDPKTLGFDVCAIIGIRVSDPTMNLDTVEALRRIPEIVECHFITGQYNILIKLYCVDNEHLMHTIFDHVLKISGISNTETFISLNEAFTRQVNVDNVMSE; from the coding sequence ATGCCGAAAGTAAACATCGACGCCATCGACCGAAAGATACTCCAATACCTCATCAAGAATGCCCGGATGCCCTTTCTGGAGATCGCCCGCGAATGCGGGATTTCCGGGGCCGCCATCCACCAGCGGGTCAAGAAGCTGGACGACCAGGGGGTGATCCTCGGTTCGCGGCTGGAGGTCGATCCCAAGACGCTGGGATTCGACGTCTGCGCCATCATCGGGATACGGGTCTCCGATCCCACCATGAACCTGGACACGGTGGAGGCCCTGCGCCGGATTCCCGAGATCGTGGAGTGCCACTTCATCACCGGCCAGTACAATATCCTGATCAAGCTCTACTGCGTGGACAACGAGCACCTGATGCACACCATTTTCGACCACGTGCTCAAGATTTCGGGCATCTCCAACACGGAGACCTTCATTTCGCTGAACGAAGCGTTCACCCGGCAGGTGAACGTCGATAACGTGATGTCGGAGTAG
- a CDS encoding tetratricopeptide repeat protein, translating to MKRLVKVSLILSCMALVLSSCNCYKKMLKKVDTVQTSCTPAVLSLKGSTVTADIKVTFPPKYFDEVAVLKVTPVLVFEGGEIAGTPKFVQGENVKDNYTVIPWKTGGSYTQTVTFPYDPKARLSTLELRMESKCSNKCSKKYREFIPFAAMPVAQGISTVQNDANQTSYLVYMPDNFKKVTTISQDAEILYQINKANVRKDQLTSDQIKMLNDFVKENADKEKVTLGNIAAKGYASPDGPVKFNDELSKKRSETGKEAYSKQLGMDAKYDIAAYGEDWDGFKELVEKSDIKDKELILQVLQMYSSPVKRDEEIKNMSSVFKVLAEEILPQLRRTKLVATADVQSKTDAELKAAVDQNVNSLDLEEMMYAATLYKKNSEKAMIYEAAAKKYNDARAYNNLGVALAKQGKLDQAKKALDQAAKLQSAPEISNNLGVVALAQGNVAEAKKYLSSLNTKDAKRNMALVELAEGNYSEAAKGLSGYNLAVAEVANGNLAKAKTALAKEKSADADYLRAVIAMREGDSKAAIANLKSAFSKKKSLKEKAKTDVEFAKLFGTTEFLAL from the coding sequence ATGAAAAGATTGGTAAAAGTAAGCCTGATTCTTTCTTGTATGGCGTTGGTGCTTTCGAGCTGCAACTGCTACAAGAAGATGTTGAAGAAAGTTGATACCGTGCAAACTTCCTGCACTCCCGCGGTGCTGAGTCTGAAAGGTTCGACCGTGACGGCCGATATCAAGGTGACCTTCCCTCCGAAATATTTCGACGAAGTGGCCGTACTGAAGGTGACGCCCGTTCTGGTGTTCGAAGGCGGCGAGATCGCCGGTACCCCCAAGTTCGTACAGGGCGAGAACGTGAAGGACAACTACACCGTCATTCCGTGGAAGACGGGCGGTTCCTACACGCAGACCGTGACTTTCCCCTACGATCCGAAGGCCCGTCTGTCGACGCTCGAACTGCGCATGGAGAGCAAGTGCTCCAACAAGTGCAGCAAGAAGTATCGTGAGTTCATTCCGTTCGCTGCCATGCCGGTGGCACAGGGTATCAGCACCGTGCAGAACGATGCCAACCAGACCAGCTATCTGGTGTACATGCCCGATAACTTCAAGAAGGTGACCACGATCTCCCAGGATGCCGAAATTCTCTATCAGATCAACAAGGCCAACGTCCGTAAGGACCAGCTGACCTCCGATCAGATCAAGATGCTGAACGACTTCGTGAAGGAGAACGCCGACAAGGAGAAAGTGACGCTGGGCAATATCGCCGCCAAGGGTTACGCTTCGCCCGACGGTCCCGTGAAGTTCAACGACGAGCTCTCCAAGAAACGTAGCGAAACCGGTAAGGAGGCTTACAGCAAGCAGCTGGGTATGGATGCCAAATACGACATCGCTGCCTACGGCGAGGACTGGGACGGCTTCAAGGAGCTGGTGGAGAAATCCGACATCAAGGACAAGGAGCTGATTCTCCAGGTTCTCCAGATGTACAGCTCGCCCGTGAAACGCGACGAGGAGATCAAGAACATGTCGTCCGTATTCAAGGTGCTGGCCGAGGAGATCCTCCCGCAGTTGCGCCGTACGAAACTGGTCGCTACGGCCGACGTTCAGTCCAAGACCGACGCCGAACTGAAAGCCGCCGTGGATCAGAACGTGAATTCTCTGGATCTGGAGGAGATGATGTATGCAGCCACCCTGTATAAGAAGAACTCCGAAAAGGCCATGATCTACGAGGCAGCCGCCAAGAAGTACAACGACGCACGCGCTTACAACAACCTGGGTGTCGCTCTGGCAAAGCAGGGCAAGCTCGACCAGGCCAAGAAGGCTCTGGATCAGGCAGCCAAGTTGCAGTCCGCTCCCGAGATCAGCAACAACCTGGGTGTCGTCGCTCTGGCACAGGGCAACGTGGCCGAGGCCAAGAAATACCTCTCTTCGCTCAACACGAAGGATGCGAAACGCAACATGGCTCTGGTAGAGCTGGCCGAGGGTAACTACTCCGAGGCTGCCAAAGGGCTGAGCGGTTACAACCTGGCTGTCGCAGAGGTGGCCAACGGCAATCTGGCTAAAGCCAAAACGGCTCTGGCCAAGGAGAAGAGCGCCGATGCCGATTACCTCCGCGCCGTGATCGCCATGCGCGAGGGCGATTCGAAGGCCGCTATCGCCAACCTCAAGAGCGCCTTCTCGAAGAAGAAGAGCCTGAAGGAGAAAGCGAAGACCGACGTGGAATTTGCGAAGCTGTTCGGAACCACCGAGTTCCTGGCTCTGTAA
- a CDS encoding polyribonucleotide nucleotidyltransferase, with translation MMYNATQKVISLSGGREIVIETGKLAKQADGSVVVKQGDTMLLATVVAAKEAKPDCDFMPLQVDYKEKYAACGRYPGGFLKREARPNDSEILVARLIDRALRLLFPADYHAEVYVTVNLISADKDIQPDALAGLAASAALAVSDIPFGGPISEVRVARIDGQFVINPTFSQMEHVDLDLIVAGTLDNIMMVEGEMKEVSEEVMLEAIKFAHEEIKKQCAAQVELSKELGKDVKRTYCHETNDEELRQLVIRETYDKAYAIARGASSKHERMDAFDALEAEFASRYTEEELVEKLPLIKKYFHDDVLKKAMRNMILDEGIRLDGRKTDEIRPIWCEVGYLPAAHGSAIFTRGETQSLTTVTLGTKLDEKQIDEVLVQGSEQFVLHYNFPPFSTGEAKAARGLSRREIGHGNLAWRALKPMVPVGEENPYAVRVVSDILESNGSSSMATVCAGTLALMDSGLKMKKPVSGIAMGLISDSATGKYAILSDILGDEDHLGDMDFKVAGTRDGITATQMDIKVDGLSYEVLAKALEQAKRGRMHIMDKITETIAEPRADFRPFVPRIVQMVIPSEFIGAVIGPGGKVIQEIQKATGTTITITEADNKGYVDIFSQDKDGLDAAYARIKGIVAIPEVGEIYKGKIKSIVSFGAFVEILPGKDALLHISEIDHRRFETMEQTGLKEGQEIEVKLIGVDPKTNKLKLSRKALIPKPQKA, from the coding sequence ATGATGTACAATGCAACACAAAAGGTGATCAGTCTGAGCGGAGGCCGCGAGATTGTCATCGAAACGGGCAAGCTTGCCAAACAGGCCGACGGCTCGGTCGTGGTGAAACAGGGCGATACGATGCTGCTGGCCACGGTGGTGGCCGCCAAGGAGGCCAAACCCGACTGCGACTTCATGCCGCTGCAGGTGGATTACAAGGAGAAATACGCCGCCTGCGGTCGTTACCCCGGCGGGTTCCTCAAACGCGAGGCCCGTCCCAACGACAGCGAGATTCTGGTAGCCCGTCTCATCGACCGTGCCCTGCGTCTCCTCTTCCCGGCCGATTACCACGCCGAAGTGTACGTGACCGTCAACCTGATTTCGGCCGACAAGGACATCCAGCCCGACGCGCTGGCCGGACTGGCCGCATCGGCTGCGCTGGCCGTGTCGGACATTCCTTTCGGAGGTCCCATTTCGGAGGTTCGTGTGGCGCGTATCGACGGACAGTTCGTCATCAATCCCACCTTTTCGCAGATGGAGCATGTCGATCTCGACCTGATCGTGGCCGGTACGCTGGACAACATCATGATGGTGGAGGGCGAGATGAAGGAGGTTTCGGAGGAGGTGATGCTCGAGGCCATCAAGTTCGCCCACGAAGAGATCAAGAAACAGTGCGCCGCGCAGGTCGAGCTGAGCAAGGAGCTGGGCAAGGACGTGAAGCGGACCTACTGCCACGAGACCAACGACGAGGAGCTCCGCCAGCTGGTCATCCGGGAGACCTACGACAAGGCGTACGCCATCGCCCGGGGCGCCAGCTCGAAGCACGAGCGGATGGACGCCTTCGATGCGCTGGAGGCCGAGTTCGCTTCGCGCTACACCGAGGAGGAGCTGGTCGAGAAACTGCCCCTCATCAAGAAATATTTCCATGACGACGTGCTCAAGAAGGCCATGCGCAACATGATCCTCGACGAGGGCATCCGTCTGGACGGCCGCAAGACCGACGAGATCCGTCCCATCTGGTGCGAAGTGGGCTACCTGCCCGCCGCCCACGGTTCGGCCATCTTCACCCGCGGCGAGACGCAGTCGCTGACCACTGTCACGCTGGGTACGAAACTCGACGAGAAACAGATCGACGAGGTGCTGGTGCAGGGCAGCGAACAGTTCGTGCTGCACTACAACTTCCCGCCTTTCTCCACGGGCGAGGCCAAGGCCGCACGCGGTCTTTCGCGCCGCGAGATCGGCCACGGCAACCTGGCATGGCGTGCCCTGAAGCCGATGGTGCCGGTGGGTGAGGAGAATCCCTACGCTGTCCGGGTGGTGTCGGACATCCTGGAGTCGAACGGCTCTTCCTCGATGGCCACGGTCTGCGCCGGCACGCTGGCCCTGATGGACTCCGGCCTGAAGATGAAAAAGCCTGTGTCGGGTATCGCCATGGGGCTGATCTCGGACTCCGCGACCGGAAAATATGCCATTTTGTCCGATATTCTGGGTGACGAGGACCACCTGGGTGACATGGACTTCAAGGTGGCCGGTACGCGCGACGGCATCACCGCCACCCAGATGGACATCAAGGTGGACGGTCTCTCGTACGAGGTGCTCGCCAAGGCGCTCGAACAGGCCAAACGGGGCCGCATGCACATCATGGACAAGATCACGGAGACGATCGCCGAGCCGCGCGCCGACTTCCGTCCCTTCGTTCCGCGCATCGTCCAGATGGTGATTCCCAGCGAGTTCATCGGTGCCGTGATCGGCCCGGGCGGCAAGGTGATCCAGGAGATTCAGAAGGCCACGGGTACCACCATCACCATCACCGAGGCCGACAATAAGGGATACGTCGACATTTTCAGTCAGGACAAGGACGGTCTCGATGCCGCCTACGCCCGTATCAAGGGAATCGTGGCGATTCCCGAGGTGGGTGAAATATATAAAGGTAAGATCAAGTCGATCGTGTCGTTCGGCGCTTTCGTGGAGATTCTGCCCGGCAAGGACGCCCTGCTGCACATCTCGGAGATCGACCACAGGCGTTTCGAGACCATGGAACAGACCGGCCTGAAAGAGGGTCAGGAGATCGAGGTGAAGCTGATCGGGGTCGATCCCAAGACCAACAAGCTGAAATTGTCGAGGAAAGCCCTGATCCCTAAGCCGCAGAAGGCGTAG